A DNA window from Corynebacterium ciconiae DSM 44920 contains the following coding sequences:
- a CDS encoding enoyl-CoA hydratase, with protein sequence MTSNIVCETRGRVGIITLNRPKALNALNDATMREVVTAAREFDADDAIGCIVITGSEKAFAAGADIKEMAEQSATDMYRSNWFAEWDGLSAVRTPVVAAVSGYALGGGCELAMMCDIIIAAESARFGQPEINLGVLPGMGGSQRLTRAVGKSKAMDMCLTGRMMDAAEAERSGLVSRVVPTESLLEEALGVAEEIASKSLVASTMVKETVNAAFETTLQQGVQFERRVFHSVFASQDQKEGMDAFVNKRDAEFTHR encoded by the coding sequence ATGACCAGCAATATTGTGTGTGAAACCCGCGGCCGAGTGGGGATTATTACCCTCAACCGGCCCAAGGCACTCAACGCCCTCAACGACGCCACCATGCGTGAGGTGGTCACCGCCGCCCGCGAGTTCGATGCCGACGATGCCATCGGATGCATTGTGATTACCGGCTCGGAAAAAGCCTTCGCTGCAGGGGCGGACATCAAGGAGATGGCCGAGCAGTCCGCCACCGATATGTACCGCAGCAATTGGTTCGCCGAATGGGACGGCCTGAGTGCCGTGCGCACTCCTGTGGTCGCGGCAGTGAGCGGCTATGCCCTCGGCGGCGGCTGCGAGCTGGCCATGATGTGCGACATCATTATCGCCGCCGAGTCGGCGAGATTCGGGCAACCGGAAATCAACCTCGGGGTGCTGCCGGGTATGGGCGGCTCGCAGCGACTTACCCGTGCGGTCGGTAAATCCAAGGCCATGGATATGTGCCTGACAGGGCGGATGATGGATGCCGCAGAGGCCGAGCGTTCGGGGCTGGTCTCTCGTGTTGTGCCCACCGAGTCCCTGCTAGAGGAAGCACTGGGAGTGGCCGAAGAGATCGCGTCTAAGTCTCTGGTGGCATCCACCATGGTGAAGGAGACGGTCAATGCCGCCTTCGAAACAACCCTGCAGCAGGGCGTGCAGTTTGAACGCCGCGTGTTCCACTCGGTGTTTGCCTCGCAGGATCAAAAAGAGGGCATGGATGCCTTCGTCAACAAGCGCGACGCCGAGTTCACCCACCGCTAG